The Paenibacillus sp. FSL R7-0204 genome includes a region encoding these proteins:
- a CDS encoding Ger(x)C family spore germination protein, protein MRIQQVVCLLLVFSLAVLPGCWSRKELNELAVVMAMGIDDAPEGYAVSAQVLNSGEARSTKGAAGKSLPVLTYKAAGQTVPDALQHMLSTAPRTLYLSHIRVLVLGEKLARQGVSDILDFITRNHQLRSDFFLVVAKHSQASDILEINTPFEQIPANSLYSSILVSHKNWAATGKVTLQQFILELERGGSNPIMSGVRLNGDVSEGGTIKNIESIVPKTQIVQAGIAIFKKDRLVGWLGESTSKTVNYALNEVSSSNGDVTCPDGGKVGFIVTRSESSIRPQLNPAGQPEFTITVNVEADLTTIQSTLDLTKPSNVEMIQTEIENKFKSSMHDNIQNVQKHYSSDIFGFGEALHRKYPKVWKAYREDWDDHFKQVKITVDCQTHIRRIGSIIQPQRLEMELK, encoded by the coding sequence ATGCGTATTCAACAAGTAGTCTGCCTGCTCCTGGTCTTCAGTCTGGCGGTGTTGCCCGGATGCTGGAGCCGCAAGGAGCTGAACGAGCTGGCCGTGGTCATGGCGATGGGAATTGATGACGCACCTGAGGGTTATGCCGTTTCTGCACAGGTGCTGAATTCGGGAGAAGCACGCAGCACCAAAGGAGCAGCAGGCAAAAGTCTGCCTGTTCTTACCTACAAAGCCGCAGGCCAGACGGTTCCCGATGCCCTCCAGCATATGCTCAGTACAGCGCCGCGTACTCTCTACTTATCTCACATCCGTGTTCTTGTTCTTGGAGAAAAGCTGGCACGGCAAGGAGTCAGTGACATCCTTGATTTCATCACCCGGAACCATCAGCTCCGCAGTGATTTCTTCCTGGTGGTAGCGAAGCATTCCCAGGCCTCCGATATTCTGGAGATTAATACGCCGTTCGAACAGATACCAGCCAATTCGCTCTACTCCTCCATTCTGGTGTCCCATAAAAATTGGGCAGCTACCGGCAAAGTCACCTTGCAGCAGTTCATTCTTGAACTGGAGCGCGGCGGCTCCAACCCGATTATGTCAGGCGTAAGGCTGAACGGCGATGTATCAGAGGGAGGAACCATCAAGAATATTGAATCCATTGTCCCCAAGACTCAAATTGTCCAGGCGGGAATTGCTATTTTCAAAAAAGACCGTCTGGTCGGCTGGCTGGGTGAGAGCACGAGCAAGACGGTCAACTATGCGCTTAATGAAGTCAGCTCCTCTAACGGCGATGTCACCTGCCCGGATGGAGGCAAGGTCGGCTTCATCGTCACCCGCTCCGAGAGCAGTATCCGGCCGCAGCTGAATCCGGCCGGGCAGCCGGAATTCACCATCACGGTCAACGTTGAGGCCGATCTCACTACGATTCAGAGCACGCTTGATCTCACCAAGCCGTCCAACGTAGAGATGATTCAGACCGAAATTGAAAACAAGTTCAAGTCGAGTATGCACGATAATATTCAAAATGTGCAAAAGCACTATTCCTCCGATATCTTTGGCTTCGGCGAAGCGCTGCACCGTAAATATCCCAAGGTCTGGAAAGCTTACCGTGAGGATTGGGATGATCATTTCAAGCAGGTGAAGATTACCGTTGACTGCCAGACGCATATCCGGCGGATCGGCTCTATTATTCAACCGCAGAGACTGGAGATGGAACTGAAATGA